The window CATTTTCATACTTCCAACTCCTATGACTTGGAAATTCATGTGATTTGATCTCAACGTTATACCATTGACATCTTTGAAGTCAATTATTATCTGTATACTCCTATGCATTCGCAGGTGCTTAGGATAACGGCTAGACAAAGGGCGCATGGCTAATTTATTCTTTATATAAATAATAACGCAACATTTAtcctttgttttttttgtaaATCTTTATATAATATGAAATATATTTGGTTTCCAATATTAAGTTCTAAAGTATTAATATTGGTATAATTTAAGCTGTCCACGTACTTTTAAATACAGAACAAGAATCGCATGCTAGCAATATATTTATAAGAGTATGTCAAGATAAAAATGCGCATATGTTAGCTAAGCCACCAAGTAAAAATAAAAGCTTCAAAAATGGGATAACACAAAGTTGGAGGATGATGTTTGGCCATAATTCtatatttttagtacattactCGCCTTATATATTGTTACTTTAGTGGTTAATTGTATGATATTTGagctaaattatattattttatgtgtaggagcaTCGAAAGACAAAGACGAGTGAAGGTTGCacgaaaagagagcaaaaatacaagaaaatagcATAACAACACACGAAGTACCCAAGCATAGTGCAAGCCAAGCATCGCCAGCTCTATAGCACGCTGCTCCTCGCTATAGACCTCGCCCCGCCTGGCTTATTAAGACGAGCTCAACTTGGCTTAAGGCCGGGTCCCCAGTCCGCGAATAAATTATTTCCTaatcaattttggacttgcagaCTTCTATCTTagcctataaatactccctaaatATGTCTAAGAAGGAGGTTGGACATTTTTGAGAGGGGATTCGACCTAAgaaggcaagaacacactaggagcaaagtggagaattcttctacgaatGTTTCACTGTCTTCTTCTaatttttcattattggttatgaattttagtattttagttttacatactattatgaatagctaatgtGTTATctcagattttgatgaaacttTTTGttggataaattcttgttatatttttatataattgaacCGTTGGATttttctacttgttcaactatatgtttattgttgttgatctAATGGTCATCAAttgattgtgcctatttagtgtgtattgcttgGAAAATGGTACACaattaggtagttgttgaataatatcactcctaacgtatatgaggaatcaatacggagggtttaaatgTGGGATTAgaaataacgaaaccttggtgtgaTCTTAGTGAGCGGTGAACTGTCAGCTAGCATAGTTCGgaagaatacgtctagtaaattgtggtagctgctcggaagagaattacgacacccgaagtactcacgatcggtagagaatacttaggcgataTTATAGGAGagatagcgggaaggattccgacaattggaaaaatcataactttaagcctccttaatcttgtctccaacccttagtcttgttagttgataattttagtGCTTTTAGTATTTgttattaattagtttaaaataaaaaaaattacaatctTTATAGCtaaaaaattatttgaacttgtatttttttagcaatattgaacagttgtagctaagtaTTAGTTCTATTTGGGATTCGACTTCGAACTTTTAggccggattatatttgcaacgaccgcttaatCCTTTGCGAGATTAGAGGCCCCTTGGTATTACAAGTTATGAAAATGAATCTATGGAAGTATAAGTAACAACGGAAAACCATTCATCAGAATTATATTTTGAGCTCAAGAATCATTTTATCCTTCTATTAATTAAGAAACAAGGCCAAAGAATTATGAACATATACAAAAAGTATATTTGTGTATTTTAAATTCTTGTTAAGTTGTCATCATAGCTTTGAACTCATCAAAGCTGAGAACTCCATCTCCATTGATATCAAACCTCTGAATCATAACCTTACAGTTGTCAATGGAGGTTGACTCACCGAGTCGACTCAACATCCGCTTCAAGCTCGTAGGAGTAATGTAGCCACTCCCTTCCATTTCATACATTCCAAATGCTCCTATCAACTCACTCTCTTTATTCCTCTCCTCTTCCATTCCTTCCATTAGCTTTGTAAAATCCTCCAACCCCAACAATCCATCCCCGTCGGAATCCGATAACCTCACCGCCATTTCCGCCTCCTCCACCGTCAGTTCGCCTCCTACCGCCTTCATACACCTCCTTAGCTCAACGGGTGAAACCTTGCCGTCTCCGTTCTCGTCAAAGTACGTAAATACCCTCTCTAACTCGCCACTATTATTGCTTCTGCTACTACTACTCATCGAAAGCCGATCAGtagtaatagttgttgttgttgtcgttgccTTTTTGAGTGAAAACCTCTTCCTTAATCTTGAGAAAACAGACTTGTTTTCAGCACTAGGTACAGAAATTGATTCCATAGTACACATGCTAACAACCAAGTTTAGACTACTCTTTCTTGTTCAAGATATATAGTTTGAGATGTAAGTAGGATAAGTTGTGAAAAGGGTTGAACTTGAAACAAAGAAAACTTGGGAAATTTTTATGGTCAAAGGTCTTGAAAAACAACAAATGATATGAGtatgaaggaagaagaagaatgggaTATTTATATGGAACATTAGTTTGTGAGCTGGGGAATGTGGGGGGAAGGGGAGCAGAAAGTGGTAGTTAGTGGCAACTAAAATATGACGGTCCAAAAGTCGGCATTTTCCGTGGGCTTACCACGTATAGAAACTTGTACGGCGTTTTGTTTTCTAGAAAAATACAGAAATAGGTTCTTACAAGTTTGAAAAGTAAAAGGGAACACGCTATGAAAGATGACAATTATGTGAGAAAGAGCTAAGTTTTGGGATAAGTCTTATCTTGAAGGCTAACAGTGGATATAATATCTAAATTCATCTAATGTCATGCGAAATTGAGTTTTTTTAACAAATAGAATGTCGTATTTGAATTTGACATGCATCTCTTCTTTCCCGTGTTTCTTaccctctttattttttttataataaaattttgGCGTAGGTGGGGCAGAACTATGGTTTGTGTTTTTGTTCTGTAAAACTAAAACCAACATTTGGCATATTATTTCTTGTTTGTtatccctccgttttaatttagatgagTAATTTGACTtgacacgaaatttaagaaaaagaatAAGATTTTTAacacttgtggtcttaaaaggtTAAGAAGTAAAAactttgtggggccatgatatttgtgtggttataaaaacttctcattaagggtaaaatgggtaaaatgaagagtttaaagttgaattatttccaaatttaaaaatatgtcatttattttgaaatataCTCAAAAGAAAAGtaactcatctaatttgaaacggatgGTGTACTTGTTAGTATCTTTTTACCTTTCGTTTTGGTCTAAGGAGTGAGGCGAGGTAGAAGAATTTTTAACCATGACATGTCTTCTGTGTAACGAAAAGTTTAATGGTCTTTGCGTTTAGTTTTCTGCAGATTTTTTTCCATCATTCAAGTCTAGTTTAGTTCTATAGTACTActgttctttttattttttgctgaaaattttaaatgtaaTACTACTTCCCTTGAACGTTTTATTTGGCGTATTGGTACTAGGAATTTGGGTTTGGGTGGAATGAGTAGAAATATTTCTCAATTTTGATGAGCAATTTCCACTTACTACCTGATATTAGGAGAAGTGACACTGGGGGCTTTTAGTTCTAGAAAGTGACAACTATTAACTTTAATGATTGTCAAGGGACATTACAGTTAATTGATCTCAACAATGAAGCTACcttttaaaatttgaaacttgATACTTGCCTGACATTTAAATAActgtaaaaatatgaaagttcTCATCAGCCTAATCTTATTTAGGAAATGTTAGTTTGAGTGTCCGTATGGATTACTAAAGAACTTGGTTATTTATCGTGTTCCTTAAGCGTAAAGTAAACAAGCAATAAAACGAATATATtgattttacgtgaaaaatcacccggctcaaaaggtgcaaaaatcacgacctaccacGTAGGATTTTCAACTCCAACTCCACTAAAATAATGAgccaaaatatattaattataagACTGTAGTTAAATATTCTCTAGTACTCCTACTACTCCTATTAGATTCACAAGTTACTCTAAAGGCTGATGATCCAATATTGTCACTCTAAATGTATCAATTACAAGCTTAAGAAAAGGCAAATAGACTAGGCTGATGATCCAATATAGTACAAAGCAATAAAACAGAGCAATAGGAGAAATTAAGTAGTGCCAAAAGAAGCCTAGGGCCTTGTCTTCAtcattagaataaaataaactaaGCATACTGCAAACTACTTAGACTtaagacaaaaggaacaaaagataAGGCATCAATGGAATATCAAAAGAACTAAGGACACTGGGAAGGAACATGTTCATGGGTGAGCAGCAGAGGGGGTCAAAGCTTTCACAAGGGTGTCAATTTGTTGAGCATGAGCCTCCCTATCTCTTCTGAGCTCTTCCTtgagttgctttgtttcctttctcAGCTCATTATTGTCTTCATGATGCTTGGCATTCTCTTTAACAGCCAACTTCAACCTTTTGCTGAGCTCTGCAGCCTTACTGCTCTCAGGTAGAATAGCAGATCTTGTGGGTCCTCTAGCCTTGATATCCTCATACCCACACTGCTTGAGGGTAACAACATCCAAAACGTCATTGTGGTTTTTAAACTTAAGCTCAGGCAAGGCAATGTTGAGCTTGTCAAACATCCTAGTCAATATGAAACCATATGGCATATCATGCTTGGGTTTGGAAGTATCTGCAGCTCTTTGTATGTGCTGAATCATCAGGCTAGGGAGATTGATAGGTCTACCAGTGTCAAACAGCTTCATCATAGCCATATCCAGCAGAGTAGCTTCATGCCTTCTCTCAGACCTCTGAAGAATGCAGGAAttgacaaaataaaataataatttgtgGAAGGGAGTCATATCAGTCTTGTACACTTTCTAGGGAGCATCTAGTTCaaacttttgggagaatttccTGGTGACCACAATGCTAGTGTCAactatggctgtccaacgggatgGGACTGGACGAGATAAAATTAACGAGACGGGACGATATTTAGCCGGGATGgtggcgggacgggacgggacgaaatGGGATGGGACATACGGGACGAAACGGTAGGCCCGTCCCGTCCCactaacaaacgggatgggacgggacgggttcgcgggccttaagtgccgttttaaaaaaaaaattttatttAAGCATTAAGCTTGGCAATGGCTAGTTTTTTGACAATAAActtaaaagataaaaggaaattaggaaactaagtaaagaattataaaatattaaaacaaaaaacttgtaatgaaatattctagtaattataaatttattgtagagttataatatatttaatatcattttaagccattaagtaactaagtaagagtgtaagacaattcataaaaataattcaacgcttagagccttttattttattaatagaactttcaaatctcacatacaaatataattctattGAAGAAcacctaatctacgcagccaccttctaggaagggttctgtttgaactaggcctcttagtagccaattacaaattatcatgctaatatttgtaagctcatatataacttcgttgtaacttatctataatttctctcggacattgttctagaattggcaatgttgattgatgttccatgagttccatgccgtcatcgctccgagtgctaagtatctcattgtattcttcttcttccctagttgttaatttttcaaaaccaagattttttctttctgaattaatccaatctataaataatacggaaatctctaggctgtcctccgctaatgaatgCCTATGATTTCCGATTTAAAATCTTGCCACGCTAAAAGTACTCTctgatgctactgatgatgcttgaatagccagACCGAGATTGACTCTGAGTTGGAGCTTGTGTTGCAGGACTGGTGGGTAtttcatctaattcttcttcctcattttcttcatcctcattttcttcgtcttcaataaaaatatcattgccaaattatctttgtaaagtttcatgatctagttgttctccgaaattaatattataacatgcggggggttagaaaaatgaagtttcatcaacatgagtcattttatctatatgttttctaattctaggagaagggttaggattaggattactactacttttacctttactactttttttactaatttttttaaaGCCAAATACATTTAGGTgccataaaaatatgaaaattaaatttaaaaagttaacacaaaaattaaacacacaaatgaaatacgaaaatagaacacgtaaagtaaacacaaaaattaagcactaaaatgatgcgcaaaaattatatattaaaattaggagatggaacgagtgcaccgtgattaaatattgaaacttgaagaaattgcccaaactattgctccaaatacttgataaattaatttgaagcttgaaagttgctccaaatATTTGTCCAAATACTTAAAACTTATCACTTGATTGCGAaaaaattgagagaataatatagatagaatgaaaaggatttgagagagaataatttatttttgtgggaagaaatgaagaaggattggggtatttatagtagaaaatagggctaaagtgtaatttaataaacttagggtCAAAGTGTAATTTAATAAATTTAGGAGTTAAATTAAAAGTTCAGGGAGAGGAGATAGGGGTGTTTTGGGGGGCAGGGGCCAAAAATGACCGTTTATAGTTGTTACCAACAATTTATTCTGAAAAAATATCATTGGCCAACTgctcctttttttaaaaaaaaataagcagGTTGGCAGGACATGACGGGATGAGACCGGCTCCTTAACGGGCCGGCCCGCCGGGATAAAATGGCAGCCCATCCAATGTCCCGTTTAATAATAGGCCCAATCACATTTAATTTTCGTGTGCCAGAACGGGATGGGACCGGGATGGCCAAATCTCAAGGAAGAGATATTCAGAAGCATTCCCAGTTCCTTAAAATCAGAAAGATTATCATTAGCaatttttaattccttttcaagcTTATCCTGCAGATCACTCATTTTTCCTTTGCCATGTATATCAGGAGACTTCTCATTCTCAGAAGTAAgctcaagaacctggttcttaagGTCTTTGACCTGTTTCTCTAAACTAGCTTTGTCAGATTCAAGCTATTTGATATCAAATTTGACACAAAAAATGTTGCTTATTAGCTTATAATTTCCAGTACTCATTTTATCCATTTTATTTATTAAGGTCACAATTATGGCCATCAGTTATTTTTTGGACATAGcatgaatattttctttcaagtcAGACATACTTACATGATTTGCTTCATCTTCAGTTTCTAAATCACTCATGGCCATCATTCCTATCACTTCTTCCTCTGTTTTGGATTCTTCAATCGCCATCAAATCCACTTTGATGTTTTCATTTCCAAAGTCAGTTTCCAAGGTTCTCCATATATCATGAGCAGAGATGCAAGAGGACACTCCGAGGAGAGTGTTTCTAGACAGGCTTCTGTAGAGCAGGTCctttgttttagtatttttctgaACTAGCTGCTATCTTTCTCATCGTATTCCTCTTCTCTTTTGCTGCACTTGTTACCTTCACTATCCAATTTATTTGCGAGAATTGGTCCATGACTTACAGTTACCCATAGGTCAAAGTCAGTAGCCTGAATAAATGTTTCCATACGTAGCATCCATTCATCATAGTGGTGTTCATCAAACAAAGGAGGCCTTCCAATGCATTTCAAGCTGTACTAGGGGTTCTGTCTTCACAGCTTGGTGTTCATTAATCATAACATAGAGACTTATAGCCTCATCCTCCTTTTCTTCCTCTTGATCACTTCTACTATCCTAATAAGCTGCCAAGAATGCCTGCTTCATTGCTTCAGTAAATCCTTTGCCTAGGATTTTTCCTTTGTTGGAACCTTTTTCTCTCATCTTCTTCCGTTTCTCTTTTTCATCTCGTTTTTTCCTCCGCTCAATTTCCCTCATTGGGCAGTCCTTGACCATGTGATCTAGCTTGCCACACTTGTAGCACCCATCATAGTTAGCTTTGTCGATCTGTTTGGGCTTACTATTGGTCTCTCTCTTGGATGCACTTTTGAAATTCTTCATGAACCTCTTGAACTTGGAAAACATTGCTAGACCAGGAACATCATAGTCAGATTCATCATCCACACTCTCTTTAAGAACCAAGGCCTTATCCTTCTTTGGTTCTTCCTTGCGCAGTTATATCTTTctcatttcatgagtttttaagtTTCCAACCAACTCATCATGTGAGATTTTGTCCAATTCCTTGGCTTCCTAGATTGTAGTGACTTTTGATTCTAATGAAGCTGGAAGGATTTTTAGAACTTTGCTAACCAACTCTTCTGAAATAAACACCTTTCCAAGTAATTTCAGTTCATTGGTTATTATAGTGAACCTAGTCATCATATCCTGGATGGGCTCAGACTCCTTCATGGAGAAAAGCTCATAGTTTCTCACGAATAGCTCAatccttgatctctttacttAGTTTGTTCCTTCATGAGCAGTTTGGAGTGAATTTCATATCTGATTCGCATTAGGGCACACAGAAATTTTATTGTACTCATCAGAACCAAGTCCATAGATAAGGATTTTCTTAGCCTTTGCATACTTCTCCATTATTCTGAAATATTCTTCCATAAACTCGGGGAGGTCCTTAGGAACTGTTTCATTTTGTGCATTTTATTTATTAGAAATCAAAGGACCTTGGTTCACTATGGTCCATAGTTCATAGTATTCAGCTGTGAGGAAGTCTTCCACTCTTTCTTTCCACCACCTGTAATATTTTAAATTGAATAGGGATGGCCTGGTAGTTTATTGTCCTTCATTAAATCCAGATGGATCACTCATCTTGCTTCCAAGATCTCTCTAGGTGTTAGCCGTGTAAATGAGAGAACCATctatgataccaattgttagtttgaatgCCCGTATGGATTACTATAGAACTTAGTTCTTTACCGTGTTCTTTAAGCGTAAAGTAAACAAGCAATAAAATGAACACAacgatttttacgtggaaaattatccggctcaaaaggtgcaaaaaccatgacctaccacGTAGGATTTTCAAATCCAACTCTACTAGAACAAtgagccaaaatgtatcaattacAAGACTGTAGTTAAATACTCTTTAGTACTCATACTACTCCTATTTGATTCAtaagttactctaacttgtaaagcAAAATACTCACTCCAACTCACTAATTGTTTATGACACTTGATTataactcaatttcctaaaataCATTCACTAGACTGAATCAGGATGAATACAAAGCAAGTAATCAACACAAGTAAAGGACTTATGACTCTTTAGTTGATGTGTAAAGGGATAGTTCAGAAGTCCAAAGTCGATCCTATTTAAAACACAACTTGAGATCTTCTAGGAGTCCTATTCACAGCCATCTTCCTCTTTGATAGGACTCCTGTTGTTCCAAGGATTCCACAAGCTTTGAAACTTTTGTCTCTGGCTAAATTATCCGTATCTTCTTGAGCAACGACCCTTATCACTTATAACAGTCATCTTCCACCAAACTCGGATCTgggtaactttgagataaagttactGTCTTGAACAGACGCACAAGTATCATGGAGCTGATTCTTTCTCCTGAGAAGCTGGTTCTTCTGAACAGTTAAGCAGCTATGTTGAAGACTTGGTTCTTTGAACATTTAGTCATACTTTGTCAATCATTAATACTCCAATACTCAACAAATTCCTcattttttatgatgacaaactttgtacATAGCAGAACTAGGTAATCACGTCAAAGAATCAGATAATGTTTGTTCACAACTCACTCACAACCTTC is drawn from Nicotiana tabacum cultivar K326 chromosome 9, ASM71507v2, whole genome shotgun sequence and contains these coding sequences:
- the LOC107828446 gene encoding calcium-binding protein CML37-like, producing the protein MCTMESISVPSAENKSVFSRLRKRFSLKKATTTTTTITTDRLSMSSSSRSNNSGELERVFTYFDENGDGKVSPVELRRCMKAVGGELTVEEAEMAVRLSDSDGDGLLGLEDFTKLMEGMEEERNKESELIGAFGMYEMEGSGYITPTSLKRMLSRLGESTSIDNCKVMIQRFDINGDGVLSFDDGELERVFTYFDENGDGKVSPAELRRCVKAVGGELTVEEAEMAVRLSDSDGDGLLGLEDFTKLMEGMEEERNKESELIGAFGMYEMEGSGYITPKSLKMMLSRLGESTSIDNCKAMIRRFDINGDGVLSFDEFRVMMTT